A part of Desulfomicrobium baculatum DSM 4028 genomic DNA contains:
- a CDS encoding ArsR/SmtB family transcription factor: MTHDQNLAALCKALGHPARVAILKHLLQVDSCICGEIVSILPLAQSTVSQHLKQLKEAGLIRGEIEGPRICYCADKDRLAELKILISSL; the protein is encoded by the coding sequence ATGACCCATGACCAGAACTTGGCCGCCCTCTGCAAGGCCCTCGGGCATCCCGCGCGGGTGGCGATTCTCAAGCATCTCTTGCAGGTGGACAGCTGCATCTGCGGCGAGATCGTAAGCATCCTGCCCCTGGCCCAGTCCACGGTCAGTCAGCATCTCAAACAACTAAAAGAAGCGGGCCTGATCCGTGGCGAGATAGAAGGCCCACGCATCTGTTACTGCGCGGACAAGGACCGACTGGCCGAACTCAAAATACTCATCTCTTCCCTATAG
- the hgcA gene encoding mercury methylation corrinoid protein HgcA, with protein MKPLQPFPMAPGPSCSAPDANSEIPGPCUGPPPAPGAGVDDLAGYRIEPYVDGFLPTAAGRIPRVRTSPTAWDRLGTCRARLGLDRNNYTVNPGLYAIGQPGPEAPVIVTANYKLTFDTVRFTLPGRDLWLLVTDTRGINIWCAGGKGTFNAAGIAEQVRKTGLERIVSHRRLILPQLGANGVRVRDLRKACGFEAVFGPVRAEDLPRYLDRGEDEAMREVTFSLKERAAVIPVELVLGWKIILASFLVAAVLSLIGPDFSVQAIRQRWILAACATGFGLAAGAILFPLLLPVLRTRLFSLGGAGLGLALSVLLPAIFPQLSWAAVTGAGLWTMSLASWLALNFTGSTPYTSPSGVEKEMRKAIPVLAGGTLLAAILFVTGNFL; from the coding sequence ATGAAACCACTCCAGCCCTTTCCCATGGCCCCTGGCCCATCCTGCTCCGCGCCCGACGCGAACAGCGAGATTCCCGGCCCGTGCTGAGGCCCCCCACCCGCCCCTGGTGCAGGGGTGGACGACCTTGCCGGATATCGCATCGAGCCTTACGTGGACGGGTTTTTGCCCACCGCCGCAGGGCGGATTCCGCGCGTCCGGACCAGTCCCACGGCCTGGGACCGGCTCGGAACCTGCCGCGCGCGACTGGGGCTTGACCGCAACAACTACACCGTCAACCCCGGCCTCTATGCCATCGGCCAGCCCGGCCCCGAGGCGCCTGTCATCGTCACGGCCAACTACAAGCTGACCTTCGACACGGTCCGCTTCACCCTGCCCGGGCGGGACCTCTGGCTGCTGGTAACCGACACGCGCGGCATCAACATCTGGTGCGCGGGCGGCAAGGGCACTTTCAACGCCGCAGGGATTGCCGAGCAGGTGCGCAAGACCGGCCTTGAACGCATTGTCTCCCACCGCCGCCTCATCCTGCCCCAGCTCGGGGCCAACGGGGTGCGGGTCCGTGACCTGCGCAAAGCCTGCGGATTCGAGGCGGTTTTCGGCCCCGTTCGCGCCGAGGATCTGCCCCGCTACCTGGACCGGGGCGAGGACGAAGCCATGCGCGAAGTCACCTTCAGCCTGAAGGAACGGGCCGCGGTCATTCCCGTGGAACTGGTTCTGGGCTGGAAGATCATCCTCGCCTCCTTTTTGGTGGCGGCCGTGCTCAGCCTCATTGGTCCGGACTTTTCCGTGCAGGCCATCCGGCAGCGCTGGATCCTGGCGGCGTGCGCCACAGGCTTTGGCTTGGCCGCAGGCGCGATTTTATTCCCCCTGCTCCTGCCCGTGCTGCGCACGCGCCTCTTTTCCCTGGGCGGAGCCGGGCTTGGCCTGGCCCTGTCCGTGCTGCTGCCGGCCATCTTCCCCCAGCTTTCCTGGGCCGCCGTAACAGGCGCCGGACTTTGGACCATGTCGCTGGCATCCTGGCTGGCCCTCAACTTCACCGGGTCCACGCCGTACACGTCGCCCTCCGGAGTAGAGAAGGAAATGCGCAAGGCCATCCCCGTCCTGGCCGGTGGCACGCTTCTGGCGGCGATCCTGTTCGTGACCGGCAACTTCTTGTGA
- the pabB gene encoding aminodeoxychorismate synthase component I — MSVAVIYSTEHSAWVRYERPRAIFVAHRPDEVPQLIAHAEAEVEGRGLHAVGFLAYEAGSAFDPAMPDSSCGAFPLAWFGLFDAPAFVTLDAAYAPALDWISELDACAHGRALERIREYLGRGDTYQVNFTHRLRARFGAAPWDFFQSLVRRQPSPHAAFIETADFAICSASPEMFFEREGEDVWSRPMKGTAPRGRWPEEDEALARALEVSEKERAENVMIVDMVRNDLGRVCLPGSVNVPELFRVERYPTLWQLTSLVRGRTLESTARVVSALFPAASITGAPKVRTMRIIQELEVSPRRIYTGSIGVMSPGRKARFNVAIRTVLVDKPSGTAEYGVGGGIVWDSDPAAEFRETRIKARVLAAPEPEFLLLETMRWEKNKGIFLLAEHLRRLQDSAAYFDFRLDPKAVRDALEQEVLTADGFEGMLRLTLDSSGSWNIEHRSLPGPTPCRVSLALSAVDAADPFLFHKTTRRKVYDRARRQAPEVDDVLLWNERGEVTESTIANLVVEIAGELLTPPLACGLLPGTMRARLLHEGRIREEVVRVDDLSRCTRLWLINSVRGWRECVLVDAEGQAP; from the coding sequence ATGTCCGTCGCAGTCATATATTCCACAGAACATTCGGCCTGGGTACGCTACGAGCGTCCCCGGGCCATTTTTGTGGCCCACCGCCCCGATGAGGTGCCTCAGCTTATCGCCCATGCGGAAGCGGAAGTGGAAGGGCGCGGGCTCCATGCGGTAGGGTTTCTGGCCTATGAAGCGGGCAGCGCCTTTGATCCGGCCATGCCCGATTCGTCCTGTGGCGCATTTCCCCTGGCCTGGTTCGGGCTGTTCGACGCCCCCGCCTTCGTGACGCTGGATGCCGCGTATGCCCCTGCCCTGGACTGGATTTCGGAACTGGACGCCTGCGCCCATGGCCGCGCCCTGGAACGTATCCGCGAGTATCTGGGCCGGGGCGACACCTATCAGGTCAATTTCACGCATCGCCTGCGCGCCCGTTTTGGTGCGGCTCCCTGGGATTTCTTCCAGAGCCTCGTCCGCCGCCAGCCATCACCCCACGCAGCCTTTATCGAGACTGCCGATTTCGCCATCTGCAGCGCATCGCCGGAGATGTTTTTTGAACGGGAGGGAGAGGATGTCTGGTCCCGCCCCATGAAAGGCACGGCTCCGAGAGGGCGCTGGCCCGAAGAGGACGAGGCGCTGGCCCGGGCGCTGGAAGTCTCGGAAAAGGAGCGGGCCGAAAACGTGATGATCGTCGATATGGTCAGAAACGACCTCGGCCGGGTCTGTCTGCCCGGCAGCGTGAATGTGCCCGAACTTTTTCGCGTGGAGCGCTATCCGACGCTCTGGCAGCTCACCTCCCTGGTGCGCGGTCGCACGTTGGAGTCGACGGCGCGGGTCGTGTCGGCCCTGTTTCCGGCCGCGTCCATCACCGGCGCGCCCAAGGTCCGGACCATGCGGATCATTCAGGAACTCGAAGTTTCGCCGCGCCGCATCTATACCGGGAGCATCGGGGTGATGAGCCCTGGCCGCAAGGCGCGTTTCAACGTGGCCATCCGCACGGTGCTGGTCGACAAGCCCTCGGGCACGGCCGAGTACGGGGTGGGCGGCGGCATTGTCTGGGATTCGGACCCTGCGGCGGAGTTCCGCGAGACGCGGATCAAGGCCCGCGTGCTGGCCGCCCCGGAGCCGGAATTCCTGCTGCTTGAAACCATGCGCTGGGAAAAAAACAAGGGGATTTTTCTTCTCGCGGAGCATTTGCGGCGTTTGCAAGATAGCGCCGCATATTTCGATTTCAGGCTCGACCCCAAGGCCGTGCGGGACGCGCTTGAACAGGAAGTGCTGACGGCGGATGGTTTCGAAGGTATGCTGCGCCTGACCTTGGACAGTTCCGGGTCTTGGAACATCGAGCATCGCTCTCTGCCCGGACCGACGCCGTGCCGGGTGTCTTTGGCCCTGTCGGCGGTGGACGCGGCCGATCCGTTTCTTTTCCACAAGACCACGCGGCGAAAGGTTTACGATCGCGCCCGGAGGCAAGCGCCGGAGGTGGACGATGTGCTGCTCTGGAACGAGCGGGGGGAGGTCACGGAATCGACCATCGCCAATCTGGTCGTTGAAATCGCCGGCGAGCTGCTCACTCCGCCCCTTGCCTGCGGACTGCTACCGGGCACAATGCGTGCCCGGCTGCTGCATGAAGGACGGATCAGGGAAGAAGTGGTGCGGGTGGATGATCTGAGCCGTTGCACAAGGCTGTGGCTGATCAATTCCGTGCGCGGATGGCGTGAATGCGTTCTGGTCGATGCAGAGGGGCAGGCCCCCTAG
- a CDS encoding PEP-CTERM sorting domain-containing protein (PEP-CTERM proteins occur, often in large numbers, in the proteomes of bacteria that also encode an exosortase, a predicted intramembrane cysteine proteinase. The presence of a PEP-CTERM domain at a protein's C-terminus predicts cleavage within the sorting domain, followed by covalent anchoring to some some component of the (usually Gram-negative) cell surface. Many PEP-CTERM proteins exhibit an unusual sequence composition that includes large numbers of potential glycosylation sites. Expression of one such protein has been shown restore the ability of a bacterium to form floc, a type of biofilm.) gives MKKKLISVGLALLASAGIAMNAHAGSFLRAAYQDAALAIDGWGSSSLASGFLQTGNLAGSSVLAAWLYSADVWGGGVAGDVTLEETFLPNDDGILLSRPASNPVNVRLYDVTSIVKSKIESGQTDFSITEQGDSDGEVLVVAYKNPSTLGGTAIILDGGLAQGGDTTRLDFAAPYTEGDAFLSLAISYSYGDSQNTRVTVKTSSNEDGRLLTSAAGGNDDGSFEAANGALITAGGVGDSPLNPPNPDQIGAAYDDELYNLALGNDVSADPFLRNGDTWLELLTNNPSGDDNVFATFFTSTFRISNVNDDDIIDPDDPNVVPEPSTVLLLATGALGLAYLRRKK, from the coding sequence ATGAAAAAAAAATTGATATCCGTAGGTCTTGCACTGCTGGCGTCTGCCGGAATTGCCATGAATGCGCATGCGGGATCATTTTTGAGGGCAGCGTACCAGGATGCCGCTTTGGCAATCGACGGTTGGGGAAGTAGTTCTTTAGCGTCAGGATTCCTGCAGACAGGCAACCTCGCCGGTTCTTCCGTTTTGGCCGCCTGGCTCTACAGCGCGGATGTATGGGGGGGGGGAGTTGCTGGGGATGTTACTTTGGAAGAAACTTTTTTACCCAACGATGACGGCATCTTGTTGTCACGCCCTGCCAGCAACCCAGTGAACGTCCGTCTTTATGACGTAACAAGTATCGTAAAAAGCAAAATCGAGTCCGGTCAGACAGATTTTTCCATCACAGAACAGGGCGATTCAGATGGCGAGGTCTTGGTAGTGGCCTATAAAAATCCATCCACGTTAGGTGGGACTGCCATCATTCTTGATGGTGGTTTGGCCCAGGGTGGCGACACGACCCGCCTTGATTTCGCAGCCCCGTACACAGAGGGCGATGCATTTCTTTCCTTGGCGATTAGCTACAGTTACGGAGATTCTCAAAACACGAGGGTCACGGTCAAGACTTCCTCGAACGAGGACGGACGCCTTTTGACCTCTGCCGCTGGTGGAAACGATGATGGCAGTTTCGAAGCGGCAAACGGCGCGTTGATAACAGCAGGCGGTGTAGGCGACAGTCCGTTGAACCCGCCCAACCCCGATCAGATCGGCGCTGCCTATGATGACGAACTCTACAATCTTGCCTTGGGTAACGATGTCAGCGCTGATCCTTTCTTGCGAAATGGAGATACTTGGCTGGAATTGCTCACCAACAATCCCAGCGGCGATGATAACGTATTTGCCACGTTTTTCACGTCAACATTCAGGATTTCAAATGTGAATGACGACGACATCATCGACCCCGACGACCCCAACGTTGTCCCCGAGCCGTCCACAGTGTTACTGCTTGCTACCGGCGCTCTAGGACTGGCCTATCTGCGCAGAAAAAAATAG
- a CDS encoding MauE/DoxX family redox-associated membrane protein — protein sequence MNAASLARGSRLALALVFLAAAPQKIMAPAEFAASVASYLILPDVLVNFTALTLPWLEIVVAILLVCRAWTGPALFLANAMLVVFLGAVVSAYVRGIDLNCGCFSSAPAASDDMVFYIVRDVIFVALGLTAAWFYRRGNDAD from the coding sequence ATGAACGCAGCGTCTCTGGCCCGGGGTTCGCGCCTGGCCCTGGCCCTCGTCTTCCTGGCTGCCGCCCCGCAGAAAATCATGGCTCCGGCCGAATTCGCCGCCAGCGTGGCCAGCTACCTCATCCTGCCGGACGTGCTCGTCAACTTTACGGCCCTGACCCTGCCCTGGCTGGAAATCGTCGTGGCCATTCTGCTCGTGTGCCGGGCCTGGACCGGTCCGGCCCTGTTCCTGGCCAACGCCATGCTGGTCGTCTTTCTGGGAGCCGTGGTCAGCGCCTACGTCCGGGGCATCGACCTGAACTGCGGATGCTTCTCAAGCGCCCCTGCGGCCTCGGACGACATGGTCTTCTACATTGTCCGCGACGTCATCTTCGTGGCCCTGGGCCTGACGGCGGCGTGGTTCTACCGGCGCGGAAACGACGCCGACTAG
- a CDS encoding IS3-like element ISDba1 family transposase (programmed frameshift), with translation MKKGRFSEEQMVGILREADRSPVAQVAKKHGISEQTIYTWRQRFAGMSADDVKRLRLLEQENTRLKKILAERDLEIEVMKEIAGKKVVGAPARRLQVAYARSRGLSQRRACALLSTSRSSLHYESRLEARDKPLMAAMTDLAATYPRFGYRRINVFMERLGHVMGADKAFRLWSKAGLQVPRKRPRKRVAASRPRPQLPMGANELWAYDFVYDACANGQQIKCLTVVDEYTRECLAIDVAGSIRSGRVIEVLSRLISERGAPLSLRSDNGPEFVSKALLRWAAQESLDLALIEPGKPWQNGLNESFNGKFRDECLSMEWFRCRSEARVVIEEWRRHYNSIRPHSSLNNMTPEHFCRQYGKNLNRGETLKN, from the exons ATGAAAAAGGGACGATTTTCCGAAGAGCAGATGGTGGGCATCCTGCGCGAAGCTGACCGCAGTCCGGTGGCCCAGGTGGCCAAGAAGCATGGAATCAGCGAGCAGACGATCTATACGTGGCGACAGCGGTTTGCCGGCATGTCCGCCGATGACGTGAAGCGGCTGCGGTTGCTGGAACAAGAGAACACGCGACTGAAGAAGATCCTTGCGGAACGGGACCTCGAAATCGAGGTCATGAAGGAGATCGCCG GCAAAAAAGTGGTAGGCGCACCCGCCCGACGCCTCCAGGTGGCATACGCCAGGAGTCGCGGACTTTCACAACGCAGGGCGTGTGCGCTGTTATCCACTTCCCGGTCGTCGCTCCACTACGAGTCACGGCTGGAGGCCCGGGACAAGCCACTGATGGCGGCTATGACAGATCTGGCTGCGACGTATCCGCGCTTTGGATATCGCCGGATCAACGTGTTCATGGAGCGTCTGGGGCATGTCATGGGCGCCGACAAGGCGTTCCGCCTGTGGTCCAAGGCCGGGTTACAGGTGCCCAGGAAGCGGCCTCGGAAACGAGTGGCGGCGTCCCGCCCGAGACCGCAACTGCCGATGGGAGCAAACGAACTGTGGGCGTACGACTTTGTCTATGACGCCTGCGCCAATGGTCAGCAGATCAAATGCCTGACTGTGGTAGACGAATACACGCGGGAATGCCTGGCTATAGACGTTGCCGGCAGCATCAGATCGGGCCGGGTGATCGAGGTGCTGTCCCGCCTGATCAGCGAACGTGGAGCCCCTCTGAGCCTGCGTTCTGACAACGGACCGGAGTTCGTGTCGAAGGCGCTGCTCAGATGGGCGGCTCAGGAGTCTCTGGATCTGGCGCTGATTGAGCCTGGGAAGCCATGGCAGAACGGTTTGAACGAGAGTTTTAACGGCAAATTTCGCGATGAGTGTCTGTCGATGGAATGGTTCCGGTGTCGGTCCGAGGCGCGGGTTGTGATCGAGGAATGGAGGCGGCACTACAACTCCATTCGTCCGCATTCAAGCCTGAACAACATGACGCCAGAACATTTCTGTCGGCAGTATGGGAAAAACCTGAACCGTGGGGAAACTCTCAAGAATTGA
- a CDS encoding pseudouridine synthase, with the protein MTDSFFYPEGLPPIRLDRVLALQLGFGVRRCRALIEAGRVLVDDRPCAKGALIRPGQHIRVSLPEDAAPDCHDVRLVDRNESFAALAKPDGLHTVAGQEAACLESCLPGLGLEGWELLNRLDCLTSGLVLAAAEKRDAAAYKVWQDAGQVSKWYLALARGEVATLECRGRILDDKRSVVRVTADEDEPLRWTRVRALRQIDGNTLLLVKIFKGRRHQIRAHLAHAGHPLIGDPVYGVCEPGGLYLHHWRLDMPGFTASLLPDWPCVDSVQVEGLLSAFDSD; encoded by the coding sequence ATGACTGATTCTTTTTTTTATCCTGAAGGCCTTCCGCCAATCCGGCTGGACAGAGTTTTGGCTCTGCAGCTGGGATTTGGCGTCAGACGCTGCCGGGCCTTGATCGAAGCCGGCCGGGTTCTGGTCGATGACCGGCCGTGCGCCAAGGGCGCCCTGATCCGGCCGGGCCAGCATATTCGCGTCTCGCTACCCGAAGATGCCGCTCCTGACTGCCACGATGTCCGCCTTGTCGACCGCAACGAGAGCTTCGCGGCGCTGGCCAAACCTGACGGGTTGCATACGGTGGCCGGACAGGAGGCGGCGTGTCTTGAATCCTGCCTGCCCGGGCTTGGGCTCGAAGGCTGGGAGCTGCTCAACCGCCTGGACTGCCTGACCAGCGGGCTGGTCCTGGCCGCGGCCGAAAAGCGGGATGCGGCGGCATATAAAGTTTGGCAGGACGCCGGCCAGGTCAGCAAATGGTATCTGGCTTTGGCCCGTGGCGAAGTGGCGACTCTGGAATGCCGGGGGCGGATTCTGGACGACAAGCGCAGCGTCGTGCGCGTGACCGCGGATGAGGACGAACCCCTGCGCTGGACCCGGGTCCGCGCGCTGCGCCAAATTGACGGCAATACGCTGCTGCTGGTGAAGATATTTAAAGGGCGCAGGCATCAGATTCGCGCCCACCTCGCGCATGCGGGCCATCCGCTGATCGGCGACCCGGTCTACGGCGTGTGCGAACCCGGCGGGCTGTATCTGCACCACTGGCGTCTTGACATGCCCGGCTTCACGGCCTCGCTTTTGCCGGATTGGCCGTGCGTCGATTCCGTGCAAGTGGAAGGCCTTTTGTCTGCCTTTGATTCCGATTGA
- a CDS encoding rhodanese-like domain-containing protein, producing MRWKQFLTPVQSMDVDEVRAYLSGKTLQEVTILDVRQPGEYEEGHIPGARLVPLAALTDSLDEIDPSRPVVVYCAIGGRSRVAAQTLAGKGYDQVINMSGGYKAWNGQAAYGAEEAGVDIFSELDSAEAILASAYSLEEGLRDFYLRMLERVSDEKVKSVFRLLADIEIKHKDRLFAEYTRITGKDDRGDFECRFVTPLMEGGMTTEEYMDRFKPDFDSPVDVISLAMSIEAQALDLYIRSAVWTQNAENRAILEQIASEEKTHLERLGQLLDELVGSGSGATN from the coding sequence GTGCGCTGGAAACAATTCTTGACCCCGGTTCAGTCCATGGATGTCGATGAGGTCCGGGCCTATCTGTCCGGCAAGACCCTGCAGGAAGTGACCATTCTCGATGTGCGCCAGCCGGGGGAATACGAGGAAGGGCATATTCCCGGAGCCAGGCTGGTGCCTCTTGCTGCGCTGACCGACTCGCTGGACGAGATCGACCCGTCCAGACCGGTGGTTGTGTATTGCGCCATTGGCGGGCGCAGCCGCGTCGCTGCCCAAACCCTGGCCGGCAAAGGGTATGACCAGGTCATCAACATGAGCGGCGGCTACAAAGCCTGGAACGGTCAGGCTGCCTACGGGGCAGAAGAGGCTGGTGTGGACATTTTTTCCGAACTCGACAGCGCGGAGGCGATTCTGGCCTCTGCCTATTCCCTGGAAGAGGGGTTGCGCGATTTTTATCTGCGCATGCTGGAGCGGGTCAGCGATGAAAAGGTGAAGAGCGTGTTCCGCCTGCTGGCCGACATCGAGATCAAGCACAAGGATCGTCTTTTCGCCGAATACACACGCATCACCGGCAAGGATGATCGCGGGGATTTCGAGTGCAGGTTTGTCACTCCGCTCATGGAAGGCGGGATGACCACCGAGGAATACATGGACCGCTTCAAGCCTGACTTTGACAGCCCGGTGGACGTCATCTCCCTGGCCATGTCCATCGAAGCCCAGGCGCTGGATCTTTACATCCGTTCCGCCGTCTGGACTCAGAACGCCGAGAACCGGGCCATCCTTGAACAGATCGCCAGCGAGGAAAAGACGCATCTGGAACGATTGGGACAGCTGCTGGACGAGTTGGTCGGAAGCGGATCCGGAGCGACAAATTGA
- a CDS encoding DUF1499 domain-containing protein — translation MKKSCLAILVCLGLASCSAAVGQGLENGRLRPCPSSPNCVSSEVSDTDLAPFELPDKDGWERLRLAIVSLGGSIEREEAGYLHATFRSRLFGFVDDLECRLDGRTIQVRSASRLGWWDMGANRRRVELLRKTMAAETLK, via the coding sequence ATGAAAAAGTCGTGTCTGGCGATCCTGGTCTGTCTTGGCCTTGCCTCCTGCTCCGCAGCTGTCGGTCAAGGCCTTGAGAACGGCCGCCTGCGGCCATGTCCGTCATCACCCAACTGCGTCTCTTCGGAAGTCTCCGACACCGACCTTGCGCCGTTCGAACTGCCGGACAAAGATGGCTGGGAGCGCCTGCGGCTGGCCATAGTCTCCCTGGGCGGGAGCATCGAGCGCGAGGAGGCCGGGTATCTGCATGCGACCTTTCGCTCCCGGCTCTTCGGCTTTGTGGATGATCTGGAGTGCAGGCTGGACGGGCGCACCATCCAGGTCCGCTCGGCGTCTCGGCTCGGCTGGTGGGACATGGGGGCGAATCGGCGCAGGGTGGAGTTGCTGCGCAAGACCATGGCCGCAGAGACTCTGAAGTAG
- a CDS encoding HD domain-containing phosphohydrolase, with the protein MTTAFHVLVVDDEPALREICEEALTGAGHAVTLASNGQDALGKLGAQGFDLVISDLRMPDMNGQDLLSQIRKRQLDVDFLVMTGYGTTETAVDIMKNGAADYIAKPFDIKHLLLRVRSILEQRRSRKEQEKLSAVVRMLGLSKRLGTQLNRVAVVDEFLIHLRENFSPDAICLLLPEMLERGPNLMQGRLLETNEVLRVFVIKLCNRILQHGKSYLLDHFTLQQSSFNAALFPGGFPYSVMAVPLDLPQKRIGVITLVRDKENPFYCEQDLQLLGVFASHTASALQNAHLYSRLRTMNQDVIRSFAQAVELKDYYTRGHSERVAEYACRLGRTLGLGSKELDRLHIAGMLHDIGKIGIPDHILNKPGALTDDEYENMKRHSSMGREILGQVGAMNDVTEIIYHHHERMDGQGYPDGLAGDAVPFMARIICLVDSYEAMTSNRAYRQSLPLGKVMYALDRGAGTQWDKELTATWMSIVEQEQPGFFPQ; encoded by the coding sequence ATGACGACAGCTTTTCATGTGCTTGTGGTGGATGATGAACCCGCGCTCAGGGAAATTTGCGAAGAGGCGCTTACGGGCGCCGGCCATGCCGTGACCCTGGCCTCCAATGGGCAGGACGCTCTCGGCAAGCTCGGGGCGCAGGGCTTTGATCTGGTCATCAGCGATTTGCGCATGCCCGACATGAATGGTCAGGACTTACTCAGTCAGATACGCAAGCGCCAGTTGGACGTGGATTTTCTGGTCATGACCGGCTACGGGACCACGGAGACTGCCGTGGACATCATGAAGAACGGCGCGGCGGATTACATCGCCAAACCGTTCGACATCAAGCATTTGCTTTTGCGGGTGCGCTCCATCCTTGAACAGCGCAGAAGCCGCAAGGAGCAGGAAAAGCTGTCCGCCGTGGTGCGTATGCTGGGCCTGAGCAAGCGGCTCGGCACTCAGCTCAACCGTGTGGCCGTGGTGGACGAGTTTCTGATCCACCTGCGCGAGAATTTCTCTCCGGACGCGATCTGCCTGCTCCTGCCGGAAATGCTGGAGCGTGGGCCCAACCTCATGCAGGGTCGCCTGCTGGAAACCAACGAAGTCCTGCGCGTTTTTGTGATCAAGCTCTGCAACAGGATTCTGCAGCACGGCAAATCCTATCTTCTCGACCATTTCACCCTGCAACAATCATCCTTCAACGCAGCCCTGTTTCCGGGCGGTTTTCCCTACTCGGTCATGGCCGTGCCTCTGGACCTGCCGCAGAAGCGTATCGGGGTCATCACTCTGGTCCGCGACAAGGAGAATCCGTTCTATTGCGAGCAGGACCTGCAGTTGCTGGGTGTTTTCGCGTCCCATACCGCATCGGCCCTGCAGAACGCCCATCTCTACTCGCGTCTGCGGACCATGAACCAGGATGTGATTCGCTCTTTTGCCCAGGCCGTGGAGCTCAAGGATTACTATACCCGTGGTCACTCGGAGCGCGTGGCCGAGTATGCCTGCCGCCTGGGGCGCACGCTGGGGCTTGGGAGCAAGGAGCTTGATCGGTTGCATATAGCCGGAATGCTGCATGATATCGGAAAAATTGGCATCCCGGACCATATCCTGAACAAGCCCGGCGCCCTGACCGATGACGAATACGAAAACATGAAGCGTCACAGCTCCATGGGCCGGGAGATTTTGGGGCAGGTCGGAGCGATGAACGACGTGACGGAGATCATTTATCATCATCATGAGCGGATGGACGGTCAGGGTTATCCCGATGGCCTGGCGGGCGACGCCGTGCCCTTCATGGCCCGGATCATTTGTCTGGTCGACAGTTATGAGGCCATGACCTCCAACCGCGCCTACCGCCAGTCCCTGCCTCTGGGCAAGGTCATGTACGCCCTGGACCGGGGAGCCGGCACGCAGTGGGACAAGGAGCTGACGGCGACCTGGATGTCCATTGTCGAGCAGGAGCAGCCCGGCTTTTTCCCGCAGTGA
- a CDS encoding rhodanese-like domain-containing protein, producing the protein MKPPISFGIKTAIILAISVGLALAFNATRPDRLPLVHDPDSAAQAAAQRGEISLDEAALLFESGKAVFVDAREAGEYALGHIEGALSLDPVLFGQEFPALREHLEEATTIVTYCDGEFCELSHELAQQLLGMGLQDVRVLKNGWTLWRDQGLPTATGSQTTEPPQAPQAEEASVNASTGETPHATEPSEPESDQPAPAQTGPSDQQLQPAPPKEAPADSFAPESAPLGQPLEPDPQETLAPNPAPPEPEAETPSAKPAPPASPSLDPETLGEKS; encoded by the coding sequence ATGAAACCACCCATTTCTTTTGGAATAAAAACCGCGATCATCCTGGCCATTTCCGTCGGATTGGCACTGGCCTTCAACGCCACGCGGCCGGATAGGCTGCCTCTGGTCCATGATCCGGACAGCGCTGCGCAGGCCGCGGCCCAGCGAGGGGAAATATCTCTCGACGAGGCGGCCCTTCTTTTTGAATCCGGAAAGGCGGTTTTTGTCGATGCACGGGAAGCGGGCGAATACGCCCTTGGACATATCGAGGGAGCGCTTTCTCTTGATCCCGTCCTATTCGGACAGGAATTTCCAGCGCTGCGGGAGCATTTGGAAGAGGCGACAACAATAGTCACCTATTGCGATGGAGAGTTCTGCGAACTGAGCCATGAACTGGCCCAGCAGCTTCTGGGCATGGGCTTGCAGGATGTTCGAGTACTGAAAAACGGCTGGACGCTGTGGCGCGACCAAGGCCTGCCTACTGCCACGGGCAGCCAGACAACGGAACCGCCCCAGGCGCCGCAGGCTGAAGAAGCGTCTGTGAACGCCAGCACCGGGGAAACACCGCATGCAACGGAGCCGAGTGAACCCGAATCCGATCAACCGGCGCCTGCGCAGACCGGCCCCTCGGATCAGCAGCTTCAGCCAGCGCCTCCGAAGGAAGCGCCTGCGGACTCCTTTGCGCCCGAATCCGCTCCGCTTGGCCAGCCTCTGGAACCCGACCCGCAGGAAACGCTGGCCCCGAATCCGGCGCCGCCTGAACCGGAAGCTGAAACACCTTCCGCAAAACCGGCGCCTCCGGCCTCCCCCTCTCTTGATCCCGAAACCCTGGGAGAAAAATCATGA